Proteins found in one Pseudochaenichthys georgianus chromosome 13, fPseGeo1.2, whole genome shotgun sequence genomic segment:
- the LOC117457461 gene encoding scaffold protein ILK, which yields MDDIFTQCREGNAVAVRLWLDNTENDLNQGDDHGFSPLHWACREGRSSVVDMLIMRGARINVMNRGDDTPLHLASSHGHREIVGKLIQCKADTNSANEHGNTPLHYACFWGQDQVAEDLVTNGAQVSICNKYGETPLDKAKPHLHELLREKAEKMGQNLAKIPFKDTFWKGTTRTRPRNGTLNKQAGIDYKQLSLLAKVNENQSGELWQGRWQGNEIVVKVLKVRDWTTRKSRDFNEEYPKLRIFSHPNVLPMLGACQSPPAPHPIIITHWMPYGSLYNVLHEGTNFVVDQTQAVKFGLDIACGMAFLHTLEPMIPRHYLNSKSVMIDEDMTARISMADVKFSFQCPGRMYLPAWVAPEALQKKPEEINRRSSDMWSFAILLWELVTREVPYADLSNMEIGMKVALEGLRPTIPPGISPHICKLMKICMNEDPAKRPKFDMIVPILEKMQDK from the exons ATGGATGATATCTTCACGCAGTGCCGGGAAGGCAATGCGGTTGCAGTTCGATTATGGTTGGACAATACAGAGAACGACCTCAATCAAGG GGATGACCACGGCTTCAGCCCGCTGCACTGGGCTTGCAGGGAGGGCCGCTCCAGCGTGGTGGACATGCTCATCATGAGAGGGGCTCGCATTAACGTCATGAACCGGGGGGACGACACGCCCCTACACCTGGCCTCCAGTCACGGACATCGCGAAATCGTGGGAAAG CTGATTCAGTGCAAAGCAGACACTAATTCAGCCAATGAGCACGGGAACACACCACTGCATTATGCCTGCTTCTGGGGCCAAGACCAAGTGGCTGAG GACCTTGTGACTAATGGGGCTCAGGTGAGCATCTGTAACAAATATGGGGAAACGCCCCTGGACAAAGCCAAACCACACCTGCATGAACTCCTCAGAG AAAAAGCTGAGAAAATGGGACAGAACTTGGCTAAGATTCCCTTCAAGGACACGTTCTGGAAAGGCACCACCAGAACTCGACCCC GCAATGGCACCCTGAACAAACAAGCAGGCATTGACTACAAACAGCTCTCTCTCCTGGCTAAAGTGAACGAGAACCAGTCTGGAGAG CTGTGGCAGGGACGCTGGCAAGGAAATGAGATTGTTGTTAAAGTGCTTAAAGTTCGTGACTGGACCACAAGAAAAAGCAGAGACTTCAACGAGGAATATCCAAAACTCAG GATATTTTCCCACCCGAATGTCCTTCCTATGTTGGGAGCATGTCAGTCTCCTCCCGCCCCTCACCCCATCATCATCACACACTGGATGCCTTATGGCTCCCTCTACAACGTGCTGCATGAAGGCACCA ACTTTGTGGTGGACCAGACACAGGCGGTGAAGTTTGGGCTGGACATTGCTTGTGGAATGGCCTTCTTGCATACACTCGAACCCATGATCCCTCGCCACTATCTCAACAGCAAAAGTGTTATG ATAGATGAAGACATGACAGCCAGGATCAGCATGGCAGATGTCAAGTTCTCCTTCCAGTGTCCTGGCAGGATGTACTTGCCTGCATGGGTAGCCCCCGAGG CCCTGCAGAAGAAGCCAGAAGAGATCAACCGTCGGTCATCAGACATGTGGAGCTTTGCCATCCTGTTGTGGGAGCTGGTGACCAGAGAAGTGCCGTACGCTGACCTCTCCAACATGGAGATTGGCATGAAG GTTGCCTTGGAGGGTTTGAGGCCCACTATCCCCCCCGGCATTTCGCCCCACATTTGCAAGCTCATGAAGATATGCATGAACGAGGACCCAGCAAAGAGGCCCAAATTTGACATGATTGTGCCAATTCTGGAGAAAATGCAGGACAAGTGA
- the apbb1 gene encoding amyloid beta precursor protein binding family B member 1, which translates to MGGHDDEDMPYVVNKQKHDEELKNKLNDSSHWCEQESTGNNAKWVKEGQNQLRKVAENHQDQDHNCNISQNGNNEDFPHQNTTQEEQQGNEEQNKSPKISMTPGLSQEESKKPLLIDTAESTEEKDKKREEDDKEKTSEEDEDKSGDTREELETEDVESEREASVVGRNPCLLFSNMNGTPNEEEASWPPLSQDNTTDSTPNGNKDPFWDSSAFETDTDLPSGWMRVRDTSGTYYWHIPTGTTQWEPPSPLGKVGDSTMSSTMSLETTPCEETEESWAHLSSTDGVGEGELWNEEGEVASDQSLKEFEGATLRYASINLNYNCSMSEEEERLAPLCTDLETKCFAVRSLGWVEMSEEDMVPGKSSVAVNNCIRQLSYHKHNLHDTAGIWGEGKDMLMVLENDTMNLIDPLGQTLLHTQPIGSIRVWGVGRDNGRDFAYVARDNLTQVLKCHVFRCDSPAKNIATSLHEMCSKIMLERKANKPGLSRLSSDPNQPVIPIEEFPAPKNELFQRFHVYYLGCHFVAKPVGMDIINDSLEAAVIGKDKNEWTAVSVNIAPATLTILSKQTEDVLSECRVRFLSFMGVGKDVHSFAFIMAEGPGDYTIHMFWCEPNAASLSESVQAACMLRYQKCLDARPPSLAYCLPPPPADSVARRVKKGVQSLLGSFKSYRSGPQSP; encoded by the exons ATGGGGGGCCATGATGATGAAGATATGCCATATGTTgtgaataaacaaaaacacgacGAAGAGCTAAAGAACAAGCTGAATGACAGCAGTCACTGGTGCGAACAGGAGTCTACTGGCAACAATGCTAAGTGGGTTAAAGAAGGCCAGAACCAGCTGCGGAAAGTAGCCGAGAACCATCAGGACCAGGACCACAACTGCAACATCAGCCAGAATGGGAACAATGAGGACTTCCCGCATCAGAACACCACTCAGGAAGAACAGCAAGGAAACGAGGAGCAGAACAAGTCTCCCAAAATATCAATGACCCCTGGGCTCAGTCAGGAGGAGTCCAAGAAGCCGCTGCTCATCGATACTGCAGAGTCTACagaagagaaagacaaaaagagagaagaaGATGATAAAGAGAAGACATCAGAGGAAGACGAAGATAAATCAGGTGATACCAGAGAAGAGCTGGAGACAGAAGATGTGGAGTCTGAGAGAGAGGCCTCTGTTGTGGGGAGAAATCCCTGCCTCCTGTTCTCCAACATGAATGGGACACCCAATGAGGAAGAGGCCAGCTGGCCTCCACTGTCTCAGGACAACACCACTGACAGCACGCCAAATGGCAACAAGG ATCCCTTTTGGGACTCCAGTGCCTTTGAGACTGACACGGACCTGCCTTCAGGATGGATGAGGGTGCGAGACACATCGGGCACATACTACTGGCACATCCCCACAGGCACAACCCAGTGGGAGCCTCCTTCCCCCCTGGGTAAAGTTGGCGACTCCACGATGTCCTCCACTATGTCCCTGGAGACTACACCCTGCGAGGAGACTGAG GAATCCTGGGCTCACCTTTCCAGCACTGATGGAGTCGGTGAGGGGGAACTGTGGAAT gaggagggagaggttGCATCTGATCAGAGCCTGAAGGAGTTTGAAGGGGCCACTCTACGCTATGCATCCATCAACCTGAA TTACAATTGCTCCATGTCTGAGGAAGAAGAGAGGCTCGCTCCACTCTGCACAGATTTAGAAACTAAG TGTTTTGCAGTGCGTTCCCTGGGCTGGGTGGAGATGTCAGAAGAGGACATGGTGCCTGGAAAGAGCAGTGTTGCTGTCAACAACTGCATCAGGCAGCTCTCCTATCACAAACACAACCTCCATGACACTGCTGGGATCTGGGGAGAG GGTAAGGACATGCTGATGGTTCTGGAGAACGACACGATGAACTTGATCGACCCTCTGGGCCAGACTCTGCTTCACACTCAGCCCATCGGTAGCATCCGTGTGTGGGGTGTTGGCAGAGACAACGGCAG GGATTTTGCCTATGTGGCTCGAGACAACCTGACTCAGGTTCTGAAGTGTCATGTTTTCCGCTGCGACTCACCTGCCAAGAACATCGCCACCAGCCTGCATGAGATGTGTTCAAAG ATAATGCTGGAGAGAAAGGCGAACAAACCGGGGCTGAGCCGGCTGAGCTCTGACCCGAATCAACCTGTCATCCCCATTGAAG AGTTTCCTGCTCCGAAAAACGAGCTCTTCCAGCGCTTCCATGTTTATTACCTTGGTTGTCACTTTGTGGCAAAGCCAGTTG GTATGGATATAATTAATGACTCGCTCGAGGCAGCAGTTATTGGAAAAGATAAAAATGAGTGGACTGCTGTCTCTGTGAATATCGCACCAGCCACGCTCACGATACTTTCAAAACAG ACTGAGGACGTGCTGTCAGAGTGCAGGGTGCGTTTCCTCTCCTTCATGGGTGTGGGAAAGGACGTCCACAGCTTTGCTTTCATCATGGCCGAGGGTCCCGGAGATTACACCATCCACATGTTTTGGTGCGAACCCAACGCGGCCAGTCTGAGTGAGTCCGTACAGGCTGCCTGCATG CTTCGTTACCAGAAATGCTTGGATGCCCGTCCGCCCAGCCTGGCCTATtgcctcccccctccccctgcTGACTCGGTGGCCCGCCGGGTGAAGAAGGGGGTCCAAAGTCTGCTGGGCAGCTTTAAGAGCTACAGGTCAGGCCCCCAGTCCCCCTGA
- the rrp8 gene encoding ribosomal RNA-processing protein 8: protein MFNEEEEWSDEQDAKVLTETVLRNNQKANSSTNAKAKLVGKKSLMRTLQTLGSVPEWKNEDKEQGSDSEAEVVPTHPKRKRKKKRSKRRKKAEDADQTANEEKPVPNKRNKYKKIVTPEAETTSVGKTEEIKVTQSDTVNGNKPEDNEQLSRKQWKIKMKNKRKSNNKFRENKQKEVVNKESAEPDKPKEDVKIIPNTKSQTPAKKKVKQPKPQKRKNPEQETVVAATTEKPQIGGNVEKAEKESPAGGSKQKAEEPIVEITEDHHPSPSKRLKPELSKAEILKREKLRKMLLSQEQVQQEKVQQEGPAETEEEPVVPEEEGQQDRSSSLRSRMEQRLESARFRYINEVLYSTTSGEAKRMFKQDPEAFGIYHRGYTAQVQRWPANPVQAIIAYIQLKPPTLVVADFGCGDCKIASSVKNKVHSFDLVATCELVTVCDMANVPLPDRSVDIAVFCLSLMGTNLADFLAEANRVLKIGGVLKIAEVASRFENVRNFVTGLASLGFKLLSKESENKNTHFYSFELLKTADAPENIKTFGLQLRPCVYKKR from the exons ATGTTTAATGAGGAAGAAGAATGGAGTGATGAACAAGACGCTAAAGTCCTAACCGAAACCGTCCTCAGAAACAACCAGAAGGCGAACAGCAGCACAAATGCCAAG GCTAAGCTGGTTGGAAAGAAGAGCCTGATGCGGACCCTTCAGACCCTGGGGTCGGTACCAGAGTGGAAGAACGAAGACAAAGAGCAGGGAAGTGACAGTGAGGCAGAAGTGGTCCCGACACACcccaagagaaagagaaagaagaagagaagtaaAAGGCGAAAGAAAGCAGAGGACGCAGACCAGACTGCTAATGAGGAGAAACCTGTACCAAACAAAAggaacaaatataaaaaaattg TGACCCCGGAGGCAGAAACCACATCTGTGGGCAAGACGGAAGAGATAAAAGTGACCCAATCCGACACAGTAAATGGAAATAAACCAGAGGACAATGAGCAACTAAGCAGAAAACAGTGGAAAAtcaaaatgaagaacaagaggaAATCTAATAATAAATTCAGAGAGAATAAGCAAAAGGAAGTAGTCAATAAAGAATCTGCAGAGCCAGACAAGCCAAAGGAAGACgtcaaaataattccaaatACCAAGAGTCAAACTCCAGCAAAGAAAAAGGTAAAGCAACCTAAACCACAGAAAAGGAAAAACCCTGAACAGGAAACTGTTGTAGCCGCTACAACAGAGAAGCCGCAAATTGGTGGCAATGTTGAAAAAGCTGAAAAAGAATCTCCTGCTGGTggatcaaaacaaaaagcagaGGAACCTATAGTGGAGATCACAGAGGATCATCACCCATCTCCCAGCAAAAGACTGAAACCTGAGCTGAGCAAAGCAGAGATTTTGAAAAGAGAGAAGCTGCGCAAAATGCTGCTCAGCCAGGAGCAGGTCCAACAGGAGAAGGTCCAACAGGAGGGACCTGCGGAGACGGAAGAGGAGCCTGTGGTACCAGAAGAAGAGGGGCAGCAGGACCGCTcgtcctccctccggtcccgCATGGAGCAGCGTCTGGAGTCAGCTCGTTTCCGCTACATTAATGAAGTTTTGTACAGCACTACCAGTGGAGAAGCAAAGCGTATGTTCAAACAGGACCCGGAGGCTTTCGGGATCTACCACAGAGGATACACTGCACAGGTCCAGAGATGGCCGGCTAATCCAGTGCAAGCCATCATCGCTTACATTCAACTAAA GCCTCCCACTCTGGTGGTCGCAGACTTTGGTTGTGGCGACTGTAAAATAGCAAGCAGTGTGAAGAACAAAGTGCACAGCTTCGACTTGGTGGCTACATGTGAGCTTGTCACAGTCTGCGACATGGCCAAC GTCCCTCTTCCTGACAGATCTGTGGACATCGCTGTGTTTTGCCTTTCTCTCATGGGGACCAACCTGGCAGACTTTCTAGCAGAGGCCAATCGTGTCTTAAAGATTGG GGGTGTCCTCAAAATAGCAGAAGTGGCGAGCAGGTTCGAGAACGTGCGGAACTTCGTCACCGGGCTGGCAAGCCTGGGATTCAAGCTGTTGTCCAAG